The following coding sequences are from one Nicotiana tomentosiformis chromosome 3, ASM39032v3, whole genome shotgun sequence window:
- the LOC138907565 gene encoding uncharacterized protein: MFLREYVPQSLRDAWRAEFEQLRQGSMTMSKYAVCFSELARHAPALVATARERVRRFIEGLHPSIGTSMARELDMDISYKQVVSIARRVEGMLAWDREKREAKRSRETGHYSGARAIAARHSKGFMSRPVHSAFPAASGVPVPSRHQEPYYAPLVSSVPPTRGAISGQSSRPGPS, encoded by the coding sequence ATGTTTTTGCgtgagtatgtccctcagagccttagggatgcttggcgcgcagagtttgagcagctgcgccagggttctatgactatgTCAAAGTATGCAGTCTGTTTTAGTGAGTTAGCTCGACATGCACCGGCTTTGGTTGCTACAgccagagagagggttcgtcgcttcattgagggactccaccccagtatcggGACCAGTATGGCTAGAGAGTTGGATATGGATATCTCTTATAAGCAGGtcgtgagtattgccaggagagtggagggcatgcttgcctgggacagagagaagagagaggccaagaggtctcgggagactggtcattattcaggagctcgtgccaTAGCAGCTCGCCATAGTAAGGGTTTtatgagtcgccctgttcattcagcttttccagctgccagtggtgttccagttCCTTCTAGGCATCAGgaaccttattatgcaccgctagtatctagtgtgcctcctactCGGGGTGCtattagcggccagtccagcagacctggcccgagctaa